DNA sequence from the Oceanotoga teriensis genome:
TAAATTGCAGGAGGCTTAAAATGATTTCAAATCAAACTCAATTAAATATACTTGAAAATCTCTGGATAAATGGATATTCAACAGTTCCAGAATTAAGTAGAAATTTAAAAATAGATAGGTCTAATATATCAAGAAATGCTTCTTATTTATACAAAAAAAATTACATAATTAAAACAGATAAAAAAGAAAATAATAATTTAATAGGTAGAAAAGCAGATATAATAAGATTCAATTATGGGTATAAATATACTTTAGGAATATATATAACAGAAAGTTTTATATTGTCATGTTTAATGGATTTGGGTCTGAATATAATATCTGAAAATATAAAATTTATAAATTTAAGAAATGAAGACACAAAAAAAATAATACAGGAAATTTTAATATCAACTAATAAATACACTCAATACTTCAAAGACTTAATGTCTGTTTCTGTAGCTTTTCCAGAAGCAACTGATTCTGATACTGGTACTTTAATAGGTAATGGTCTTTTTCAATTCGAAAATTTTCCATTAAAAGAAAAACTTGAAAAAGAAACTGGTCTTTATTTTCATATAGAAAATGATGCTAATGCTGGAGCTATGTATTATTTACTTGATTCAAAATTAAAATACAAAAATCTTGTATTTATGTTGATGGGATTTTTTTTCCATGAAGATATGATAAAAGGTTATCAAGGAAATGGAATAATAATAAACAAAAAAATTTATAAAGGTTCTAATAATTTATCTGGTGAACAATCAATAACAACAAATTTAATCTCTAACAATCAAAAAATCAGATATGAAAATTTCACAGATTATTTGAAATCAATAAAAAATCCAGAGATTATATTTGATGATTATCTTGAAAAGATATCAACAATTATAAGTACAACTGCAAACATATTAGATCCTGATGTGTTTGTTTTAGGCGGATATGTTCATATGTTACCGAATAATATAATAAATCTAATAAAAAATAAAACTTATGAAAAAATAATAAACTATCCAAATAGAAAATTCAAAATAATTATAGATGATACAAAATTAAAAAGTATAGTTATTGGAGCTTCAGGATCATTTATGAATAAATTGATGAAAAGTTTTGATTTTGCAAAAAACTTTTTATAAATACTCATAAAAAGGGGGAAAGAAAATTGAACAAAAAAATTGTTTTGGTTCTCAGTATAATATTAGTGTTTTCTTTAATGGTATTTTCTGGAGAAATAAAAAGGGGAGGAACTTTAAAAGTTATAAATCCATGGGGCAATCTTACAAATAACTCAAATCCATTCCTCCCAACAGGTCAAAGTCTGCCAACTGGGCCTGCCATATATGAACATCTTTTTTATATGAATGAATTAACTGGAGAAATAATTCCAGAACTCGCTACAGAGTTCAACTGGATTAACAATTCCAGAACTCTAAACATCACTGTAAGAAACAATGTTAAATGGAATGATGGAGTTCCATTTACCGCAGATGATATTATATTTACATTTAATTATATCAAAAAACATCCCGAATTAGATTTAAATGGAATATGGGGTAAAAGTTCAAACATATCAGATATAGAAAAAGTAAATAAAAATTCAGTAAATATAAACTTTTCAATAGCAAATACTCCATTTTTCTATTATATAACACTTGTTCCAATAGTTCCAGAACATATATGGAAAGATATAAAAGATCCTTCAAAGTTCCAAAATCAAAATCCTGTTGGAACTGGTCCTTTCATCATAGAAAAATTTAATGCAGAAACCAATACTGTAAAACTTCAAAAAAACAAAGATTATTGGATTAAAGAAAAACCATATATAGATGGAATTGAAATAGTTGCTGTAAACTCTAATAATACTTCTTTCTTAAAAATGTTAAAAGGTGAAGCAGATTGGACTTTTTCTTTTGTTCCAGATGTAGATAGATCTTGGGTTTCAAAGAGTAAAGACAATAAAAAATGGTGGCCTACATTAAATACTAACATGCTTTATTTCAACACCATGAAAGATCCTTTTACCGATAAAATTTTAAGAAAAGCGATAGCAATGAGTATAAATAAACAACAAATATTAGATAAAGCCTATTATGGTATAGGAGAAATAGCTGATCCAACAGGTATAGTACCTAAACAAATGGAAAAATGGTATGATAAAAACTTAGATAAATACTCATACAAATATGATCCACAAAAAGCAAAAGAATTATTAATAAAAAATGGATACTCATATGATAAAAAAAATAATCTTTTAAAACCAGATGGTTCTCAACTCGAACCTTTCAACATACTCGTTGGTGCTGGTTGGACTGATTTCATCACCATGGCTCAAATAATATCTAATAATTTAAAAGATATCGGTATCTCCACCAATATTCAACAAGAACCTTGGAACACTTATATCACTTCTGTTATGACTGGTACTTATGATACCGTTATTTGCTGGAGTACAGGAACAGGCCCTACTCCATATTATTTGTTTTTCAAAGAATATAGTTCAGAATTTACAGGTAAAGAAATAGGAGAAAACTCAGTATCAAATTACTCAAGATATATAAACCCAATAATAGATGAAGCATTAAAAAGTTATTCAACAACAGATGATTTTAATGTACAAAAAAATGCTTTAAGTTTCATCCAAAAAGAAATTTTGAAAGACATCCCAGTAGTACCTCTAACCTCAAGAACAGAGTTTGAGATATTCTCAGAAAAGAACTTTATTGGATGGCCTTCAGATGAAAACCCTTATTGTGCGGGAGAAAATATTGATGCTGATGGCGGTAAATATATATTATTAAACATACATTTAAAATAAAAATTAAAATAAAAAAGGGATGGAGAAATCCGTCTCTTTTTATTAAAACAATCGGAGGATAAATATGAAATATATAATCAAAAAAACATTATTCTTCCTAATAACATTATGGGCTGCTTTAACTATAAATTTCATGCTTCCAAGAATGATGCCAGGTGATCCTGTTAGCGTTATGGTTGCCAAATTTCAAGGTAAATTAAATCCAGAAGCCATTCACTCTTTACAAAAAGCTTTTGGATTAGACACTAATTTATCTCCTATTAATCAATACTTTGATTACTTAAAAAGAATGTTCACTGGTGATTTTGGGATCTCTATCTCTTATTTCCCTTCTAACGTTTCCGATATCCTATCAAGAGCTTTTCCTTGGACTATCGGATTAGCTGGTATATCTCTAATCATCGCTTTTACTATTGGTACTATCTTAGGCATTAAAAGCTCTTGGAAAAGAAATTCTGCTCTCAGTAGCTCTTCTGTTATTTTTTCTCTCTTTTTCAATGCTATGCCTTATTTTTGGTTCGCTCTTTTAATAAATTATATTTTCGGTTTCGCTTTAGGTTGGTTCCCACTTTCTGGTGCTTATGATGGTGATTCTATTGGTTTCTCAAAGTTCATTTCTATACTTTATCATGCTTTCTTACCAGCTTTAACCATCATCATCACTGCTATGGGTGGATGGTTATTAACCATGCGTAATAATATGATCACCGTTCTTGCAGAAGATTTTGTTTCTTTTGCATATGCCAAAGGTCTATCTGAAGAACAAATCGTTTACTCTTACGCCGCAAGAAACGCTATACTTCCAAGTTTTACTGGATTTGCTATGTCACTTGGCTTTGTTGTCAGCGGTACTCTATTAACAGAAATCGTATTCTCTTATCCTGGTATTGGTTATTTACTATACCAATCTGTTTTGAATATGGATTATCCTTTAATGCAGGCTATCTTTCTTTTCATCACTCTGTCTGTTTTAATCGCCAATTTCATCGCAGATATTCTTTACGTTTTCTTAGACCCTAGAGCAAGGACTGGAGGTGAATAATATGAATTCTATTAAAATATTCTTTTCTAATAAAAAAGCTTTATTCGGTTTTTGTATACTCTCTTTTTTCATAATAATTGCTTTATTTGCAGATATCATTGCTCCCCATGATCCTCGTTCTATGGAGTTTATGCCTTTACAATCACCATCATCTCAACATCTATTCGGTACCACTGCAACTGGTCAAGATATCTTTTCAAGAGTTGTTCATGGTACAAGACTATCTCTTTTTGTTGGTATTATTACTGGCTTAATCACAACCACCATCTCCGTTATAGTCGGTCTTTGTGCTGGTTATTTTGGTGGTTTAATAGATGATATTCTCACAATGATCACCAATATTTTTCTCGTTATTCCTGGTTTACCTTTAATGATCATTATCGCCGCTTATATCCCTGTTAGAGGTACCTTTACCATCATCTTTGTTATTTCTTTAACTGGTTGGGCTTGGGGTGCTAGAGTTTTACGTTCTCAAATGTTAACTCTTAAAAATAGAGATTTCATTCAAGCATCTAAATCTATTGGTGAAAACCCTTTTCATATTATTTTTAAAGATATACTACCTAACATGTTTGGTTTAATAGTTGCTCATTTCTTTGGTGGTGCATTATATGCTATACTTTCTGAATCAGGTCTTGAATTTTTAGGGCTTGGTGATGCTAGTGCTGTAACTTGGGGTACTATTCTTTATTGGGCTCAAAACAATCAAGCCATTCTATTCGGACAATGGTTATGGATTCTCATCCCTGGCATTCTTATCGCTCTACTTGGTACTTCTTTTGCTCTTATGAATTTCGCTGTTGATGAGATTACTAACCCTAAACTGAGAGGATGATCAATTATGGATAAACTTCTTCAAATAAAAAATTTTAATGCTGGTTATGAAAAAAACTCTGTAAAAACTCATGCTGTCAGAGATGTCTCCTTCGATATTCATAAAAATGAATTCATCGGTATCGCTGGTGAATCTGGTTGCGGTAAATCAACTCTGGCTTTTGGTATTACTAGACTTTTAAACAAACCTGGTAAAATATTTTCTGGTGAAGTTCTTTTTGAAAACAATGATTTAATGAAATTAAATAAAAAATCTTTAAATAAACTTCGTTGGAAAGAATTCTCAATCGTTTACCAAGCTTCTATGAATGTACTGAATCCTGTTAAAAAAATTCAAGATCAATTTTTCGATGTTATGAAAGCTCATACTAAATGGTCAAAAGACCAAATGACTAAAAGAATATTAGAATTATTCAAAATTGTAAACATATCTCCTGAATATTTACAGGCTTATCCTCATCAACTTTCTGGTGGTATGAAACAAAGAGTTGTAATAGCTATATCTTTAGCTTTAAATCCTAAACTAATCATAATGGATGAACCCACTACGGCTTTAGATGTTGTTGTTCAAAGAGGTATTTTACAAGAAATAGATGAAATAAGAAAAAAATTAAAATTCTCTGTAATATTCATAACTCATGATTTATCTTTATTAGTTGAAATGAGTGACTCAATAATAATAATGTATGCTGGTATGATCGTCGAAAAAGCTCCTTCTTTCGATCTATACAACAATCCTTTTCACCCTTATACCAAAGGTCTTATGCGTTCATTTCCTCCTTTGACAGGTGAAAGACAAATACTACATGGAATTAACGGTACTCCTCCAGATTTAAAACAAAGTATATCTGGTTGTCCATTTTATGAAAGATGTGATAAAAGAATTGAAAACTTATGTAATAAATCAAATCCTGTACTAAAACAAATAAAAAAAGACCATTTCATTGCATGTCATCTTTTTGGAGGTGATCATTATGAATGATATTGTACAGGTTGAAAATTTAAATAAAGTATTCAAAATTGGTAAACTTTCAAAAATGAAGACAGTTCATGCAATAAATAATATATCATTCGAAATAAAAAACAATGAAATATTGGCCTTAGTTGGTGAATCTGGTTCTGGAAAAACTACTGTTGCAAGAATACTTTCAAGGCTTTACAAAAGAACTTCTGGTTCAATAAAAGTATTCAACAAAGAAATACCTATGAAAATGTCAAAAGCTGATGAATTAGAATACAGAAAAAATGTACAATTGATATTTCAAGATCCTTTTTCATCTTTAAATCCTTTACATTCAATATATTACATATTATCCAGACCATATAAAATACATAATCTATGTCCAAACAATAAAATAAGAGAAAACATAATAAACATTTTAAACACTGTTGGATTAAGCGATGAATATTTGGATAAACTACCTCATGAACTTTCTGGTGGTCAAAGACAACGTATAGGTATTGCAAGAGCTTTATCTGTTAATCCTAAACTAATATTAGCTGATGAACCAACTTCTATGTTAGATGTTTCTATTCGTCTTGATATAATGAATTTGATGATGAAAATAAGAGATGATTTCAATGTTAGTTATTTATTCATAACTCATGATTTAGCTGGTGCTCATTATATCGCTGATAGAATTGCTATAATGTATGCTGGTGATATATTAGAAATTGGTAATTCTTCTGATATAATTAATGATCCTTTTCATCCTTATACTAAATTATTGAAATCGGCCGCTCCTAAACCAGAATCAGGTCTTAAACCTGAAAGAATCGATACTAAAGGTGAAATCCCAGATTTGACTGATTTACCTTCTGGTTGTTCTTTTCACCCTCGTTGTCCTTTCGCTTCTGATTTATGTCGTTCTTCTTCTCCTTCTTTTCATCATTTTGAGCATAGGTCTGTTAAATGTCATTTATTCAATAATGGAGGTGCAAAATGAAATACCAATTCGATAAAGATTTTTTATGGGGAGTCGCAACAGCAAGTTATCAAATAGAAGGTGCATATGATCAAGATGGTCGTATACCATCAATTTGGGATACTTTTTCAAAAACTCCTGGAAATACCTATATGGGACATAATGGAGATGAAGCATGTGATCATTATAATAAATTTAAAGAAGATATTGCTTTATTAAAAAAACTTGGTATAAAAGCTTATAGATTTTCAATTTCATGGCCAAGAATATTTAAAGATGGCAAATATAAATTAAATGAAAAAGGTCTAAAATTTTATAAAGATTTAGTAGAAGAATTGAAAAAAAATGATATAAAACCTATAGCAACTCTTTATCATTGGGATCTTCCACAAATTTTACAAGATGAAGGTGGTTGGTCTAATCCTGAAATAATTAAATATTTTGTTCATTATGCATCGGTAATGTTCAATGCTCTTGGCGATGATGTAGAGCAATGGATAACTTTTAATGAAACATCGGTATTTTTATATCTTGGATATCTTTATGGAATACATGCTCCAGGAATTAAAAATCTTGATTTAACTTTAAAAGCTATTCATAATGTACATTTAGCACATGGTGAAACAGTTAAACTATTTAAAAATTCAAACTATAAAAATCAAATTGGTATAACCTTAAACCTCTCTCCAAATTATCCTTATAGTGTTGAAGAAAAAGATATTATAGCGGCAAAGACAAATGATGCATTTTGGAATAGAATGTTTTTAGATCCGATATTAAAAGGTTCTTATCCAGAAGAAATATTAAATAATCCTTTTGGAAATACTTTAAAAGAAATAATAAAAGATGATGATATGGAAATCATAAGTCATCCAATAGATTTTTTAGGGATAAATTATTATTCAAGAAGTGTCATAAAACACGATGAAAATGAAACTTTTAAATATAAATCAATTCCTCAAGATGGTGAAAAAACATCAATGGGTTGGGAAGTTTATCCAGATGGATTAAGAGTATTGTTGAATTATATAAAAGAAAATTATGGAAATATACCTCTATATATAACAGAAAATGGTGCTGCCTATGAAGATAAATTAGAAAATGGAAAAATTCATGATATCGATAGAATCAATTATTTAAAAAGACATTTCATTTCAGCAAAAAAAGCCATAGATGAAGGTGTAAATTTAAAAGGATATTATGTCTGGTCATTTATGGATAATTATGAATGGGCTGAAGGATATGTTAAAAGGTTTGGATTAACTTATATAGATTATGAAACAAAACAAAGAATATTAAAAGATAGTGCTAAATGGTATTCTCAAGTGATAAAAAATAATTTTATA
Encoded proteins:
- a CDS encoding ROK family transcriptional regulator, whose product is MISNQTQLNILENLWINGYSTVPELSRNLKIDRSNISRNASYLYKKNYIIKTDKKENNNLIGRKADIIRFNYGYKYTLGIYITESFILSCLMDLGLNIISENIKFINLRNEDTKKIIQEILISTNKYTQYFKDLMSVSVAFPEATDSDTGTLIGNGLFQFENFPLKEKLEKETGLYFHIENDANAGAMYYLLDSKLKYKNLVFMLMGFFFHEDMIKGYQGNGIIINKKIYKGSNNLSGEQSITTNLISNNQKIRYENFTDYLKSIKNPEIIFDDYLEKISTIISTTANILDPDVFVLGGYVHMLPNNIINLIKNKTYEKIINYPNRKFKIIIDDTKLKSIVIGASGSFMNKLMKSFDFAKNFL
- a CDS encoding ABC transporter substrate-binding protein: MNKKIVLVLSIILVFSLMVFSGEIKRGGTLKVINPWGNLTNNSNPFLPTGQSLPTGPAIYEHLFYMNELTGEIIPELATEFNWINNSRTLNITVRNNVKWNDGVPFTADDIIFTFNYIKKHPELDLNGIWGKSSNISDIEKVNKNSVNINFSIANTPFFYYITLVPIVPEHIWKDIKDPSKFQNQNPVGTGPFIIEKFNAETNTVKLQKNKDYWIKEKPYIDGIEIVAVNSNNTSFLKMLKGEADWTFSFVPDVDRSWVSKSKDNKKWWPTLNTNMLYFNTMKDPFTDKILRKAIAMSINKQQILDKAYYGIGEIADPTGIVPKQMEKWYDKNLDKYSYKYDPQKAKELLIKNGYSYDKKNNLLKPDGSQLEPFNILVGAGWTDFITMAQIISNNLKDIGISTNIQQEPWNTYITSVMTGTYDTVICWSTGTGPTPYYLFFKEYSSEFTGKEIGENSVSNYSRYINPIIDEALKSYSTTDDFNVQKNALSFIQKEILKDIPVVPLTSRTEFEIFSEKNFIGWPSDENPYCAGENIDADGGKYILLNIHLK
- a CDS encoding ABC transporter permease gives rise to the protein MKYIIKKTLFFLITLWAALTINFMLPRMMPGDPVSVMVAKFQGKLNPEAIHSLQKAFGLDTNLSPINQYFDYLKRMFTGDFGISISYFPSNVSDILSRAFPWTIGLAGISLIIAFTIGTILGIKSSWKRNSALSSSSVIFSLFFNAMPYFWFALLINYIFGFALGWFPLSGAYDGDSIGFSKFISILYHAFLPALTIIITAMGGWLLTMRNNMITVLAEDFVSFAYAKGLSEEQIVYSYAARNAILPSFTGFAMSLGFVVSGTLLTEIVFSYPGIGYLLYQSVLNMDYPLMQAIFLFITLSVLIANFIADILYVFLDPRARTGGE
- a CDS encoding ABC transporter permease, whose product is MNSIKIFFSNKKALFGFCILSFFIIIALFADIIAPHDPRSMEFMPLQSPSSQHLFGTTATGQDIFSRVVHGTRLSLFVGIITGLITTTISVIVGLCAGYFGGLIDDILTMITNIFLVIPGLPLMIIIAAYIPVRGTFTIIFVISLTGWAWGARVLRSQMLTLKNRDFIQASKSIGENPFHIIFKDILPNMFGLIVAHFFGGALYAILSESGLEFLGLGDASAVTWGTILYWAQNNQAILFGQWLWILIPGILIALLGTSFALMNFAVDEITNPKLRG
- a CDS encoding ABC transporter ATP-binding protein, with the protein product MDKLLQIKNFNAGYEKNSVKTHAVRDVSFDIHKNEFIGIAGESGCGKSTLAFGITRLLNKPGKIFSGEVLFENNDLMKLNKKSLNKLRWKEFSIVYQASMNVLNPVKKIQDQFFDVMKAHTKWSKDQMTKRILELFKIVNISPEYLQAYPHQLSGGMKQRVVIAISLALNPKLIIMDEPTTALDVVVQRGILQEIDEIRKKLKFSVIFITHDLSLLVEMSDSIIIMYAGMIVEKAPSFDLYNNPFHPYTKGLMRSFPPLTGERQILHGINGTPPDLKQSISGCPFYERCDKRIENLCNKSNPVLKQIKKDHFIACHLFGGDHYE
- a CDS encoding ABC transporter ATP-binding protein: MNDIVQVENLNKVFKIGKLSKMKTVHAINNISFEIKNNEILALVGESGSGKTTVARILSRLYKRTSGSIKVFNKEIPMKMSKADELEYRKNVQLIFQDPFSSLNPLHSIYYILSRPYKIHNLCPNNKIRENIINILNTVGLSDEYLDKLPHELSGGQRQRIGIARALSVNPKLILADEPTSMLDVSIRLDIMNLMMKIRDDFNVSYLFITHDLAGAHYIADRIAIMYAGDILEIGNSSDIINDPFHPYTKLLKSAAPKPESGLKPERIDTKGEIPDLTDLPSGCSFHPRCPFASDLCRSSSPSFHHFEHRSVKCHLFNNGGAK
- a CDS encoding GH1 family beta-glucosidase, translated to MKYQFDKDFLWGVATASYQIEGAYDQDGRIPSIWDTFSKTPGNTYMGHNGDEACDHYNKFKEDIALLKKLGIKAYRFSISWPRIFKDGKYKLNEKGLKFYKDLVEELKKNDIKPIATLYHWDLPQILQDEGGWSNPEIIKYFVHYASVMFNALGDDVEQWITFNETSVFLYLGYLYGIHAPGIKNLDLTLKAIHNVHLAHGETVKLFKNSNYKNQIGITLNLSPNYPYSVEEKDIIAAKTNDAFWNRMFLDPILKGSYPEEILNNPFGNTLKEIIKDDDMEIISHPIDFLGINYYSRSVIKHDENETFKYKSIPQDGEKTSMGWEVYPDGLRVLLNYIKENYGNIPLYITENGAAYEDKLENGKIHDIDRINYLKRHFISAKKAIDEGVNLKGYYVWSFMDNYEWAEGYVKRFGLTYIDYETKQRILKDSAKWYSQVIKNNFIEE